From a single Stomoxys calcitrans chromosome 4, idStoCalc2.1, whole genome shotgun sequence genomic region:
- the LOC106087461 gene encoding tRNA-dihydrouridine(20) synthase [NAD(P)+]-like isoform X1, producing the protein MLFKFFINICKKMTADRLDYRNKIILAPMVRVGTLPTRLLALEMGADIVYTEELIDLKLVKCVRNVNDILGTIDYVDPSDGTVSFRTCNLEKSRLVLQMGTSDADRALAVGKKIQQDISGLDINMGCPKEFSIKGGMGVALLAQPDKACHILKTLVDNLDIPVTCKIRILPSVEDTIELVKKLTSTGIAAIGIHARTRDERPRHNPHPEVIKEVAKHVSIPVICNGGSRDIEKYEDILKFRNLCGASSIMVARAAQMNVSIFRKGGLLPMDDLICKYLKLSVDYDNPPHNTKYGIQSIMREQQETPRGKLFLQSQTMQHMCDIWNMGDYCRQKELELHNKGNMGRRQVVPGQVPDSDILEVAAKKAKTDESVEDDEKDIIEENVAFLRCNYNIKTDHFPKTQLYVFANKNDKLPPTYVTEGKDKLFRSICTFDDKRYRSTFWQKNKKQAEQAAALVCLKNIGLVTTEELIKNGSILR; encoded by the exons ATGTTGTTTaagttttttataaatatttgcaaaaaaatgacTGCCGATAGGTTAGATTATCGTAACAAGATTATATTGGCGCCCATGGTGAGAGTGGGGACGCTGCCCACACGGCTATTGGCATTAGAAATGGGTGCGGACATCGTCTACACTGAGGAACTCATAGATTTGAAACTTGTTAAATGTGTACGAAATGTAAATG ATATTTTGGGTACAATCGATTATGTTGACCCTTCGGATGGCACAGTCAGTTTTCGCACATGCAACTTAGAAAAGTCTCGACTTGTCCTACAAATGGGTACCTCCGATGCTGATAGGGCTCTTGCAGTTGGCAAAAAGATACAGCAGGATATATCCGGCCTTGATATCAACATGGGTTGTCCGAAAGAATTTTCCATAAAAGGTGGTATGGGAGTTGCACTCTTGGCTCAACCAGATAAAGCATGTCATATTTTGAAGACCCTAGTGGACAATTTGGACATACCGGTAACATGCAAAATAAGAATATTACCCAGTGTTGAGGACACAATagaattggtaaaaaaattgaCTAGCACTGGCATAGCTGCAATTGGAATACATGCACGTACACGTGATGAACGGCCAAGACATAATCCACATCCGGAGGTGATAAAGGAGGTGGCCAAACATGTAAGCATACCGGTAATATGTAATGGCGGTTCGCGGGATATAGAAAAATATGAGGATATTTTAAAATTCCGCAACCTTTGTGGAGCTTCAAGTATAATGGTTGCAAGGGCTGCCCAGATGAATGTTTCGATATTCAGAAAAGgag GTCTGTTACCTATGGATGATCTTATATGTAAATATCTAAAACTAAGTGTCGATTATGACAATCCGCCGCATAATacaaaatatggcatacaaagtATTATGAGGGAGCAGCAAGAAACACCGAGAGGAAAACTGTTTTTACAATCTCAGACAATGCAACACATGTG CGACATTTGGAACATGGGTGATTACTGTCGTCAAAAAGAGTTGGAATTACACAataaaggcaatatgggtagACGACAAGTTGTACCTGGACAAGTACCTGATTCCGATATATTAGAAGTAGCAGCTAAAAAAGCCAAAACAGATGAATCTGTGGAGGATGATGAAAAGGATATTATAGAGGAGAATGTAGCCTTTCTAAGATGTAACTACAATATAA aaaccgatcatttccccaaaacacagcTCTATGTGTTTGCCAACAAGAATGATAAGTTACCACCTACTTATGTTACCGAGGGCAAAGACAAGCTATTTCGTTCCATATGTACATTCGATGACAAACGATATCGCTCAACATTTTGGcagaaaaataaaaagcaaGCAGAGCAGGCAGCCGCTTTGGTGTGCTTAAAGAACATAGGGTTGGTGACGACAGAAGAGCTTATAAAAAATGGCAGCATACTGAGATGA
- the LOC106087461 gene encoding tRNA-dihydrouridine(20) synthase [NAD(P)+]-like isoform X2, whose protein sequence is MCTKYILGTIDYVDPSDGTVSFRTCNLEKSRLVLQMGTSDADRALAVGKKIQQDISGLDINMGCPKEFSIKGGMGVALLAQPDKACHILKTLVDNLDIPVTCKIRILPSVEDTIELVKKLTSTGIAAIGIHARTRDERPRHNPHPEVIKEVAKHVSIPVICNGGSRDIEKYEDILKFRNLCGASSIMVARAAQMNVSIFRKGGLLPMDDLICKYLKLSVDYDNPPHNTKYGIQSIMREQQETPRGKLFLQSQTMQHMCDIWNMGDYCRQKELELHNKGNMGRRQVVPGQVPDSDILEVAAKKAKTDESVEDDEKDIIEENVAFLRCNYNIKTDHFPKTQLYVFANKNDKLPPTYVTEGKDKLFRSICTFDDKRYRSTFWQKNKKQAEQAAALVCLKNIGLVTTEELIKNGSILR, encoded by the exons ATGTGTACGAAAT ATATTTTGGGTACAATCGATTATGTTGACCCTTCGGATGGCACAGTCAGTTTTCGCACATGCAACTTAGAAAAGTCTCGACTTGTCCTACAAATGGGTACCTCCGATGCTGATAGGGCTCTTGCAGTTGGCAAAAAGATACAGCAGGATATATCCGGCCTTGATATCAACATGGGTTGTCCGAAAGAATTTTCCATAAAAGGTGGTATGGGAGTTGCACTCTTGGCTCAACCAGATAAAGCATGTCATATTTTGAAGACCCTAGTGGACAATTTGGACATACCGGTAACATGCAAAATAAGAATATTACCCAGTGTTGAGGACACAATagaattggtaaaaaaattgaCTAGCACTGGCATAGCTGCAATTGGAATACATGCACGTACACGTGATGAACGGCCAAGACATAATCCACATCCGGAGGTGATAAAGGAGGTGGCCAAACATGTAAGCATACCGGTAATATGTAATGGCGGTTCGCGGGATATAGAAAAATATGAGGATATTTTAAAATTCCGCAACCTTTGTGGAGCTTCAAGTATAATGGTTGCAAGGGCTGCCCAGATGAATGTTTCGATATTCAGAAAAGgag GTCTGTTACCTATGGATGATCTTATATGTAAATATCTAAAACTAAGTGTCGATTATGACAATCCGCCGCATAATacaaaatatggcatacaaagtATTATGAGGGAGCAGCAAGAAACACCGAGAGGAAAACTGTTTTTACAATCTCAGACAATGCAACACATGTG CGACATTTGGAACATGGGTGATTACTGTCGTCAAAAAGAGTTGGAATTACACAataaaggcaatatgggtagACGACAAGTTGTACCTGGACAAGTACCTGATTCCGATATATTAGAAGTAGCAGCTAAAAAAGCCAAAACAGATGAATCTGTGGAGGATGATGAAAAGGATATTATAGAGGAGAATGTAGCCTTTCTAAGATGTAACTACAATATAA aaaccgatcatttccccaaaacacagcTCTATGTGTTTGCCAACAAGAATGATAAGTTACCACCTACTTATGTTACCGAGGGCAAAGACAAGCTATTTCGTTCCATATGTACATTCGATGACAAACGATATCGCTCAACATTTTGGcagaaaaataaaaagcaaGCAGAGCAGGCAGCCGCTTTGGTGTGCTTAAAGAACATAGGGTTGGTGACGACAGAAGAGCTTATAAAAAATGGCAGCATACTGAGATGA
- the LOC106087451 gene encoding mRNA-capping enzyme, which translates to MSNGNRGPGPIPNRWLHCPRKSEGIIVGKFIAFKTPLSAAFDDQMPDDCLFYPEMIFGYCKSIKLKLGLWIDLTNTKRFYDSAVVKSKDTQYVKLQCRGHGETPSPEQTQSFIEIVDNFINERPSDLIGVHCTHGFNRTGFLIASYLVERFDFSVEAALATFAKFRPPGIYKADYIRELYRRFDDEDDAPPAPELPGWCLEFDDSDRGPQKRKYEESAHSSNSQQAMAARSQTHSNGSLGLIETLDDPEDEAQEDEGEANEGNEAEDGGAPNGKPRKKRRREMIIKNAKFMEGVPGVTLVTDQPRLGDIQQKVQDMCGWNKSGFPGCQPVSMDCENMKRLHEIPYRVSWKADGTRYMMLINKRDEIYFIDRNNSCFQVENITFVKYNNLHEHLEDTLLDGEMVLDKYQGQHIPRYLIYDIIKIGSREIGKEHFYPNRLQCIDMEVISPRHKAIEKGIIDRPSEPFSLRKKDFWDIRQSASLLGEKFAKSLLHEPDGLIFQPSEQAYTAGVCKDVFKWKPLNMNSVDFRLKVGEESGQGILPRKICLLYVGGHEPPFAQMKYTKAIKAQNLDNKIVECTVNAQGQWELMRERTDKTLPNSFNTAKSVIDSIRTPVTKEILLSFIDANGFRNDHDMMPPPRSNNNHHMHAQRQHATQQQRHNPHNHHQQQQIQQQQIRLPPN; encoded by the exons ATGTCCAATGGCAATCGAGGACCTGGACCAATACCAAACCGCTGGTTACATTGCCCTCGAAAAAGCGAAGGGATTATTGTGGGAAAGTTTATAGCGTTTAAAACGCCACTTAGTGCAGCTTTCGATGACCAAATGCCCGATGATTGCTTATTTTATCCAGAAATGATATTTGGCTATTGCAAGTCTATCAAATTAAAGCTGGGTTTGTGGATTGACTTGACCAATACCAAGAGATTCTATGACAGTGCTGTGGTTAAATCCAAGGACACGCAGTATGTTAAGCTACAATGTCGAGGGCACGGTGAAACACCATCACCGGAACAAACACAGTCATTCATTGAAATTGTGGATAATTTCATAAACGAGCGACCAAGTGATCTAATTGGGGTGCATTGCACACATGGTTTTAATAGAACGGGTTTCCTAATTGCTTCCTATTTGGTGGAACGTTTTGATTTCTCGGTCGAAGCAGCTTTGGCAacatttgccaaatttcgacctCCAGGCATATACAAGGCGGACTATATTAGAGAGCTGTACAGGCGTTTTGACGATGAGGATGATGCACCACCTGCCCCGGAGTTACCTGGTTGGTGTCTGGAATTCGATGATTCAGATAGAGGTCCTCAAAAGAGGAAATACGAAGAAAGTGCACACTCTTCAAATTCTCAACAAGCTATGGCGGCTCGCTCACAAACACATTCCAATGGTAGTTTAGGCCTCATAGAAACACTTGATGATCCGGAGGATGAAGCACAAGAAGACGAAGGCGAAGCGAATGAAGGCAATGAGGCAGAGGATGGTGGTGCCCCCAATGGCAAACCACGCAAGAAGAGGCGTCGTGAGATGATCATCAAAAATGCTAAATTTATGGAGGGCGTGCCGGGAGTTACTCTAGTAACAGATCAGCCGCGTCTGGGAGATATACAGCAAAAAGTGCAGGATATGTGTGGCTGGAATAAAAGTGGCTTTCCTGGCTGCCAGCCGGTATCTATGGATTGCGAAAACATGAAGAGATTACATGAAATACCATATCGAGTCTCTTGGAAGGCAGATGGTACCAG ATATATGATGTTAATTAATAAACGTGACGAGATATATTTCATAGATCGCAACAACTCATGCTTCCAGGTGGAGAATATAACGTTTGTAAAATACAACAACCTACATGAACATTTGGAGGACACTCTACTGGATGGA GAAATGGTTTTGGATAAATACCAAGGGCAACACATACCACGCTACCTCATCTATGACATTATTAAAATCGGCAGCCGTGAGATAGGGAAAGAGCACTTCTATCCCAATCGCTTGCAATGCATTGACATGGAAGTTATAAGTCCCCGTCATAAGGCCATAGAAAAAGGTATCATAGATCGTCCTTCGGAGCCGTTCAGTTTGCGCAAAAAAGACTTTTGGGACATAAGACAATCAGCCTCATTGCTGGgcgaaaaatttgccaaaagccTGCTGCACGAACCGGACGGCCTTATATTTCAGCCCTCGGAGCAAGCCTACACCGCAGGTGTATGCAAGGATGTTTTCAAGTGGAAACCTTTGAATATGAATTCGGTTGATTTTCGTTTGAAAGTGGGCGAGGAGTCTGGACAAGG TATACTACCACGCAAAATTTGTCTACtctatgttggtggtcatgaacCTCCATTTGCCCAAATGAAATACACCAAAGCCATTAAGGCTCAAAATTTAGATAATAAAATTGTAGAGTGTACTGTAAATGCGCAAGGGCAATGGGAACTAATGCGTGAACGTACCGACAAAACTTTGCCCAATAGTTTTAATACTGCCAAAT CCGTTATAGATAGCATACGAACCCCAGTCACCAAGGAGATATTGTTGAGTTTCATAGATGCCAATGGTTTCCGTAATGATCATGACATGATGCCACCTCCACGTAGCAATAACAATCATCATATGCATGCCCAAAGACAACATGCAACACAGCAACAAAGGCATAATCCACATAATCATCATCAACAGCAACAAATTCAGCAACAGCAAATTAGACTGCCTCCCAATTAG